Proteins found in one Zea mays cultivar B73 chromosome 1, Zm-B73-REFERENCE-NAM-5.0, whole genome shotgun sequence genomic segment:
- the LOC103643254 gene encoding receptor-like protein kinase isoform X2 — MLLPIVSQNSLSGPIPPEIGNCQSLQWLELDANQLDGTVPEEFANLRSLSKLFLFENRLMGDFPENIWSIQTLESVLLYSNRFTGKLPSVLAELKFLKNITLFDNFFTGVIPQELGVNSPLVQIDFTNNSFVGSIPPNICSRKALRILDLGFNHLNGSIPSSVVDCPSLKRVILQNNNLNGSIPQFVNCANLSYMDLSHNSLSGNIPASFSRCVNITEINWSENKLFGAIPPEIGNLVNLKRLDLSHNILHGSIPVQISSCSKLYSLDLSFNSLNGSALRTVSNLKFLTQLRLQENRFSGGLPDSLSQLEMLIELQLGGNILGGSIPSSLGQLVKLGTALNLSSNGLMGDIPTQLGNLVELQNLDFSFNNLTGGLATLRSLGFLQALNVSYNQFSGPVPDNLLKFLSSTPYSFDGNPGLCISCSTSGSSCMGANVLKPCGGSKKRGVHGQLKIVLIVLGSLFVGGVLVLVLCCILLKSRDWKKNKVSNMFEGSSSKLNEVTEATENFDDKYIIGTGAHGTVYKATLRSGDVYAIKKLAISAHKGSYKSMVRELKTLGEIKHRNLIKLKEFWLRSDNGFILYDFMEKGSLHDILHVIQPAPALDWCVRYDIALGTAHGLAYLHDDCRPAIIHRDIKPRNILLDKDMVPHISDFGIAKHMDQSSTTAPQTTGIVGTIGYMAPELAFSTKSSMESDVYSYGVVLLELLTRRTAVDPLFPDSADIVGWVSSVLDGTDKIEAVCDPALMEEVFGTVEMEEVRKVLSVALRCAAREVSQRPSMTAVVKELTDARPASASSGSRSLSKSREGKPGLQSSSSAYWQ; from the exons ATGCTACTACCAATAGTTTCACAG AACTCCCTTTCTGGGCCGATCCCACCTGAGATTGGTAACTGTCAGTCGCTGCAGTGGCTAGAGTTAGATGCAAACCAGCTGGATGGCACTGTTCCTGAAGAATTTGCAAATTTACGGAGTTTGTCAAAGCTCTTTCTTTTTGAGAATCGCCTCATGGGAGACTTCCCTGAGAATATTTGGAGTATCCAAACCCTCGAGAGTGTCCTACTTTATAGCAACAGATTCACAGGGAAGCTACCTTCAGTgttagctgagctgaagttcctaAAGAACATCACACTGTTTGATAATTTCTTCACTGGAGTCATACCACAGGAGCTAGGTGTTAATAGCCCCTTGGTCCAGATAGATTTCACAAACAACAGTTTTGTTGGTAGTATCCCACCAAACATCTGTTCAAGAAAAGCATTGAGAATTTTGGACTTAGGGTTTAATCATCTCAACGGTAGCATCCCATCCAGTGTTGTGGACTGCCCAAGTTTGAAGCGAGTCATTTTACAAAACAATAACCTTAACGGGTCTATTCCACAATTTGTAAACTGTGCAAATCTAAGTTATATGGACCTAAGCCACAATTCCTTGAGTGGTAACATTCCAGCAAGCTTCAGCAGATGTGTAAACATTACTGAGATAAACTGGTCAGAGAACAAGCTTTTTGGAGCAATACCACCTGAAATTGGAAACTTAGTGAATCTGAAAAGACTTGACCTCTCACACAACATATTGCATGGTTCGATCCCTGTGCAAATTTCCAGTTGCTCCAAGTTGTACTCACTTGATTTGAGTTTTAACTCATTGAATGGTTCGGCCCTCCGCACCGTAAGCAACTTGAAGTTTCTGACACAGCTACGATTGCAAGAGAATAGATTCAGCGGAGGCTTGCCTGATTCTCTCTCACAATTGGAAATGCTTATTGAGCTGCAACTTGGTGGAAATATTCTTGGGGGTAGTATCCCTTCGTCATTAGGACAGCTGGTGAAACTGGGCACAGCCTTGAACCTTAGTAGCAATGGCCTAATGGGTGACATTCCAACACAATTGGGTAATTTGGTGGAGTTGCAAAACTTAGATTTTTCATTTAATAATCTCACAGGAGGCCTTGCTACATTGAGAAGTCTAGGCTTTTTGCAGGCCTTGAATGTTTCTTACAACCAATTTAGTGGACCAGTCCCAGATAATCTTCTGAAGTTTCTGAGTTCCACACCATATTCTTTTGATGGAAACCCAGGCCTCTGTATCTCCTGCAGCACCAGTGGCTCTTCTTGCATGGGAGCTAATGTTTTGAAACCTTGTGGTGGGTCGAAGAAAAGAGGAGTACATGGCCAATTGAAAATTGTTCTCATAGTTCTCGGTTCATTATTTGTGGGAGGAGTTCTTGTACTTGTACTGTGTTGCATCCTTCTGAAATCTCGAGATTGGAAGAAAAATAAAGTCAGTAACATGTTTGAAGGTTCCTCATCTAAATTAAATGAGGTTACAGAGGCCACTGAAAATTTCGATGACAAGTATATCATCGGTACAGGTGCTCACGGAACTGTTTACAAGGCAACACTGAGGTCAGGGGATGTTTATGCTATAAAGAAGCTTGCGATTTCTGCACACAAAGGTTCatacaaaagcatggttagaGAACTGAAGACACTGGGTGAAATTAAGCACAGAAACTTGATAAAGCTGAAAGAATTTTGGTTGAGAAGTGATAATGGATTCATACTGTATGATTTTATGGAAAAGGGCAGCCTCCATGATATTCTGCATGTAATTCAGCCAGCACCAGCTTTGGACTGGTGTGTGAGGTATGACATAGCTCTTGGCACCGCCCATGGGTTAGCATATCTTCATGATGACTGCCGCCCTGCGATCATTCACCGTGATATTAAACCAAGAAATATACTGCTCGACAAGGACATGGTGCCACATATTTCAGATTTTGGCATTGCAAAGCACATGGACCAGTCTTCTACTACTGctccacagaccactggaatcgttGGCACTATTGGATATATGGCCCCAG AATTGGCGTTTTCCACCAAGAGCAGCATGGAGTCTGACGTGTACAGCTACGGTGTGGTGCTACTGGAGCTGTTGACCAGGAGGACGGCGGTGGATCCTTTGTTCCCCGACAGCGCGGACATAGTCGGCTGGGTGTCGTCCGTGCTGGACGGCACCGACAAAATCGAGGCCGTCTGTGACCCGGCCCTCATGGAGGAAGTCTTCGGCACGGTGGAGATGGAGGAGGTGCGTAAGGTCCTGTCGGTGGCGCTCCGGTGCGCGGCCAGGGAGGTGAGCCAAAGGCCCTCCATGACTGCCGTCGTGAAGGAGCTGACGGATGCGCGGCCAGCCTCTGCCAGCAGCGGCAGCCGGTCGTTGTCCAAGTCGAGGGAAGGGAAACCGGGATTGCAATCCAGCAGCAGCGCGTACTGGCAGTAG
- the LOC103643254 gene encoding receptor-like protein kinase isoform X1 codes for MLLLVLLVKTRATPAGLCFAGSSRPACTELLSLEGEKGIFCSLLYQIFGDKMKLVLWHQFFLFFVLVSTSQGMSSDGLALLALSKSLILPSPIRTNWSDSDATPCTWSGVGCNGRNRVISLDLSSSGVSGSIGPAIGRLKYLRILILSANNISGLIPLELGDCNMLEELDLSQNLFSGNIPASLGNLKKLSSLSLYRNSFNGTIPEELFKNQFLEQVYLHDNQLSGSVPLSVGEMTSLKSLWLQENMLSGVLPSSIGNCTKLEDLYLLDNQLSGSIPETLGMIKGLKVFDATTNSFTGEISFSFEDCKLEIFILSFNNIKGEIPSWLGNCMSLQQLGFVNNSLYGKIPNSLGLLSNLTYLLLSQNSLSGPIPPEIGNCQSLQWLELDANQLDGTVPEEFANLRSLSKLFLFENRLMGDFPENIWSIQTLESVLLYSNRFTGKLPSVLAELKFLKNITLFDNFFTGVIPQELGVNSPLVQIDFTNNSFVGSIPPNICSRKALRILDLGFNHLNGSIPSSVVDCPSLKRVILQNNNLNGSIPQFVNCANLSYMDLSHNSLSGNIPASFSRCVNITEINWSENKLFGAIPPEIGNLVNLKRLDLSHNILHGSIPVQISSCSKLYSLDLSFNSLNGSALRTVSNLKFLTQLRLQENRFSGGLPDSLSQLEMLIELQLGGNILGGSIPSSLGQLVKLGTALNLSSNGLMGDIPTQLGNLVELQNLDFSFNNLTGGLATLRSLGFLQALNVSYNQFSGPVPDNLLKFLSSTPYSFDGNPGLCISCSTSGSSCMGANVLKPCGGSKKRGVHGQLKIVLIVLGSLFVGGVLVLVLCCILLKSRDWKKNKVSNMFEGSSSKLNEVTEATENFDDKYIIGTGAHGTVYKATLRSGDVYAIKKLAISAHKGSYKSMVRELKTLGEIKHRNLIKLKEFWLRSDNGFILYDFMEKGSLHDILHVIQPAPALDWCVRYDIALGTAHGLAYLHDDCRPAIIHRDIKPRNILLDKDMVPHISDFGIAKHMDQSSTTAPQTTGIVGTIGYMAPELAFSTKSSMESDVYSYGVVLLELLTRRTAVDPLFPDSADIVGWVSSVLDGTDKIEAVCDPALMEEVFGTVEMEEVRKVLSVALRCAAREVSQRPSMTAVVKELTDARPASASSGSRSLSKSREGKPGLQSSSSAYWQ; via the exons ATGCTTCTACTAGTGCTACTAGTGAAAACTAGAGCAACGCCTGCCGGTCTCTGTTTCGCAGGATCCTCCCGCCCTGCGTGCACAGAGTTGCTGTCTCTG GAGGGGGAAAAAGGGATCTTCTGCTCACTTCTATACCAAATTTTCGGGGACAAGATGAAGCTGGTTTTATGGCATCAGTTTTTTCTCTTCTTCGTGTTAGTTTCAACATCACAGGGTATGAGTTCAGATGGCCTAGCTCTTCTTGCTCTGTCCAAAAGCCTCATACTACCAAGTCCCATAAGAACCAACTGGAGTGATTCTGATGCAACTCCCTGTACATGGAGCGGTGTTGGTTGCAATGGAAGGAACAGAGTCATCTCTCTCGACCTATCATCGTCAGGTGTTTCGGGTTCTATAGGACCTGCAATAGGGCGTCTGAAATACCTGCGGATTCTCATCTTATCAGCTAACAACATATCTGGTTTGATCCCTCTAGAATTGGGAGACTGCAATATGCTTGAAGAACTGGATTTGTCCCAAAACCTGTTTTCTGGCAATATACCAGCATCATTGGGCAACCTCAAGAAATTGTCATCACTGTCACTGTACCGCAACTCCTTCAATGGAACAATACCAGAGGAGTTGTTCAAGAACCAGTTTCTGGAGCAAGTGTACCTACATGACAATCAGCTCAGTGGTTCGGTGCCCTTATCGGTTGGTGAAATGACAAGCCTTAAGTCACTGTGGTTACAGGAAAATATGTTGTCTGGAGTTTTGCCCAGTTCAATTGGAAACTGCACCAAGTTGGAGGATCTGTATCTACTCGATAATCAACTGAGTGGCAGTATTCCTGAAACCTTGGGTATGATCAAAGGTCTCAAGGTTTTTGATGCTACTACCAATAGTTTCACAGGTGAGATCTCTTTCAGTTTTGAGGACTGCAAGCTAGAAATATTCATCTTGTCTTTCAATAATATAAAAGGTGAAATTCCATCATGGCTGGGGAACTGCATGAGCTTGCAACAACTTGGATTTGTCAATAATAGTTTGTATGGCAAAATTCCAAATTCTCTTGGCTTATTGAGCAACCTCACATATCTTTTACTTTCACAGAACTCCCTTTCTGGGCCGATCCCACCTGAGATTGGTAACTGTCAGTCGCTGCAGTGGCTAGAGTTAGATGCAAACCAGCTGGATGGCACTGTTCCTGAAGAATTTGCAAATTTACGGAGTTTGTCAAAGCTCTTTCTTTTTGAGAATCGCCTCATGGGAGACTTCCCTGAGAATATTTGGAGTATCCAAACCCTCGAGAGTGTCCTACTTTATAGCAACAGATTCACAGGGAAGCTACCTTCAGTgttagctgagctgaagttcctaAAGAACATCACACTGTTTGATAATTTCTTCACTGGAGTCATACCACAGGAGCTAGGTGTTAATAGCCCCTTGGTCCAGATAGATTTCACAAACAACAGTTTTGTTGGTAGTATCCCACCAAACATCTGTTCAAGAAAAGCATTGAGAATTTTGGACTTAGGGTTTAATCATCTCAACGGTAGCATCCCATCCAGTGTTGTGGACTGCCCAAGTTTGAAGCGAGTCATTTTACAAAACAATAACCTTAACGGGTCTATTCCACAATTTGTAAACTGTGCAAATCTAAGTTATATGGACCTAAGCCACAATTCCTTGAGTGGTAACATTCCAGCAAGCTTCAGCAGATGTGTAAACATTACTGAGATAAACTGGTCAGAGAACAAGCTTTTTGGAGCAATACCACCTGAAATTGGAAACTTAGTGAATCTGAAAAGACTTGACCTCTCACACAACATATTGCATGGTTCGATCCCTGTGCAAATTTCCAGTTGCTCCAAGTTGTACTCACTTGATTTGAGTTTTAACTCATTGAATGGTTCGGCCCTCCGCACCGTAAGCAACTTGAAGTTTCTGACACAGCTACGATTGCAAGAGAATAGATTCAGCGGAGGCTTGCCTGATTCTCTCTCACAATTGGAAATGCTTATTGAGCTGCAACTTGGTGGAAATATTCTTGGGGGTAGTATCCCTTCGTCATTAGGACAGCTGGTGAAACTGGGCACAGCCTTGAACCTTAGTAGCAATGGCCTAATGGGTGACATTCCAACACAATTGGGTAATTTGGTGGAGTTGCAAAACTTAGATTTTTCATTTAATAATCTCACAGGAGGCCTTGCTACATTGAGAAGTCTAGGCTTTTTGCAGGCCTTGAATGTTTCTTACAACCAATTTAGTGGACCAGTCCCAGATAATCTTCTGAAGTTTCTGAGTTCCACACCATATTCTTTTGATGGAAACCCAGGCCTCTGTATCTCCTGCAGCACCAGTGGCTCTTCTTGCATGGGAGCTAATGTTTTGAAACCTTGTGGTGGGTCGAAGAAAAGAGGAGTACATGGCCAATTGAAAATTGTTCTCATAGTTCTCGGTTCATTATTTGTGGGAGGAGTTCTTGTACTTGTACTGTGTTGCATCCTTCTGAAATCTCGAGATTGGAAGAAAAATAAAGTCAGTAACATGTTTGAAGGTTCCTCATCTAAATTAAATGAGGTTACAGAGGCCACTGAAAATTTCGATGACAAGTATATCATCGGTACAGGTGCTCACGGAACTGTTTACAAGGCAACACTGAGGTCAGGGGATGTTTATGCTATAAAGAAGCTTGCGATTTCTGCACACAAAGGTTCatacaaaagcatggttagaGAACTGAAGACACTGGGTGAAATTAAGCACAGAAACTTGATAAAGCTGAAAGAATTTTGGTTGAGAAGTGATAATGGATTCATACTGTATGATTTTATGGAAAAGGGCAGCCTCCATGATATTCTGCATGTAATTCAGCCAGCACCAGCTTTGGACTGGTGTGTGAGGTATGACATAGCTCTTGGCACCGCCCATGGGTTAGCATATCTTCATGATGACTGCCGCCCTGCGATCATTCACCGTGATATTAAACCAAGAAATATACTGCTCGACAAGGACATGGTGCCACATATTTCAGATTTTGGCATTGCAAAGCACATGGACCAGTCTTCTACTACTGctccacagaccactggaatcgttGGCACTATTGGATATATGGCCCCAG AATTGGCGTTTTCCACCAAGAGCAGCATGGAGTCTGACGTGTACAGCTACGGTGTGGTGCTACTGGAGCTGTTGACCAGGAGGACGGCGGTGGATCCTTTGTTCCCCGACAGCGCGGACATAGTCGGCTGGGTGTCGTCCGTGCTGGACGGCACCGACAAAATCGAGGCCGTCTGTGACCCGGCCCTCATGGAGGAAGTCTTCGGCACGGTGGAGATGGAGGAGGTGCGTAAGGTCCTGTCGGTGGCGCTCCGGTGCGCGGCCAGGGAGGTGAGCCAAAGGCCCTCCATGACTGCCGTCGTGAAGGAGCTGACGGATGCGCGGCCAGCCTCTGCCAGCAGCGGCAGCCGGTCGTTGTCCAAGTCGAGGGAAGGGAAACCGGGATTGCAATCCAGCAGCAGCGCGTACTGGCAGTAG